From a region of the Prevotella melaninogenica genome:
- a CDS encoding cytidine deaminase yields the protein MKTIDISIKIGFCQQEELSEADQHLIQKAVEATGNSYSPYSRFRVGAALLLANGTEVIGANQENAAFPSGLCAERSAIFAAQSVYPDQAVTTLAIAAANEYGLMRDPIVPCGACRQVILEIEDRYKQPIRILLYGTAGIYVINSVKDLLPLQFLGESMK from the coding sequence ATGAAAACAATAGACATAAGCATCAAGATAGGTTTTTGCCAACAAGAGGAACTCTCAGAGGCTGATCAGCATCTCATTCAAAAGGCTGTGGAGGCAACTGGTAATAGTTATTCTCCTTATAGCCGCTTCCGTGTTGGCGCAGCGTTGTTGCTTGCTAATGGTACAGAAGTTATTGGAGCCAATCAGGAAAATGCTGCTTTTCCATCAGGCTTATGTGCTGAACGCTCAGCTATCTTTGCTGCTCAGTCTGTCTATCCAGACCAAGCAGTCACCACACTTGCCATTGCTGCAGCCAATGAGTATGGTTTGATGCGTGACCCGATAGTACCTTGTGGAGCCTGTCGGCAAGTTATTTTAGAAATAGAAGACCGTTATAAACAGCCTATTCGTATCCTTCTTTATGGTACGGCAGGCATATATGTTATCAATAGTGTAAAGGACCTCTTGCCTCTCCAGTTCTTAGGAGAGTCTATGAAGTAG
- a CDS encoding DUF4250 domain-containing protein: MEYLPKDPAILVSSVNMLLRDEEFDSLESLCYNFNEDIDKLKANLREAGYVYSEEQHQFRPIGFDE; encoded by the coding sequence ATGGAGTATTTACCAAAAGACCCAGCAATATTAGTAAGCAGTGTTAACATGCTACTACGTGATGAAGAGTTTGATTCTTTAGAGTCACTTTGTTACAATTTCAATGAAGATATAGATAAGCTCAAAGCCAACTTGCGTGAAGCAGGCTATGTATATAGCGAAGAACAGCATCAGTTTCGTCCAATAGGCTTTGATGAATAA